A region from the Diadema setosum chromosome 17, eeDiaSeto1, whole genome shotgun sequence genome encodes:
- the LOC140240567 gene encoding uncharacterized protein: NTPLNHSRHGQSSEFSLDNTLKHSIERQIALSRQSPDLVKKIATEIFDVIAAQLEERITSKVYQAVSLDLKKCEHELRSAQQKVTEMEKQIKRLRDENDDAKQYSRRNCFMIYGVREQSNENTDKLVLDIFNSKLGLNVPTDAIDRSHRITPRQKQDGDKVDPPSRDRHQQTSYASAVGPTRKPRVIIVKFSRYNARNDVYRARTRLKDLSGPKLFIREDLTSKNAALYWKVIESKKAKTCWTQDGAIFALNQDGRRIRIVNEHDIEKL, from the coding sequence AACACCCCACTGAACCACTCTCGGCATGGACAATCCAGCGAATTCAGCCTGGACAATACCCTCAAGCACTCCATTGAGCGACAAATTGCTCTTTCACGGCAGTCACCGGACCTCGTTAAAAAAATTGCCACTGAaatttttgacgttatcgccgCACAGCTTGAGGAACGAATCACGTCGAAAGTCTACCAAGCTGTGTCACTTGATCTGAAGAAATGTGAGCATGAACTACGATCTGCACAACAAAAAGTGACAGAAATGGAGAAGCAAATCAAAAGACTCCGAGATGAAAACGACGACGCAAAACAGTATAGTCGGCGAAACTGCTTTATGATTTATGGAGTCCGGGAACAGTCAAATGAAAACACCGACAAACTTGTCTTGGACATCTTCAACAGCAAACTTGGCCTCAATGTACCCACAGATGCGATTGACCGGAGCCATAGGATTACACCTCGTCAGAAGCAGGATGGAGACAAAGTAGATCCCCCCAGTCGTGATCGACACCAACAGACATCGTACGCCAGCGCCGTCGGACCTACGCGAAAACCGAGAGTCATCATTGTGAAATTCAGCCGGTACAATGCGAGGAATGACGTGTACAGAGCGCGGACACGACTGAAAGACCTGAGCGGACCAAAACTCTTCATCAGAGAGGACCTGACGTCGAAAAACGCAGCCCTGTACTGGAAAGTCATCGAAAGCAAGAAAGCAAAGACATGCTGGACGCAGGATGGAGCTATCTTCGCTCTGAACCAGGATGGCAGGAGGATTCGGATTGTGAACGAGCACGACATCGAAAAACTGTAA